CCGAGCTGGTTGTGCTCGAGCGCGACGTCGAGCCGGATGCGCGCGTCGCCGGGGCTGGCGCCGGGCTCGGCCGGCGCGACGTGGGGCGTGATCTTCAGGGTCAGCGCCACCTGCTGGCGATCGATCGACGCGCCGGTCGCCGCCCCGGTCGCGGTCGTGGCCGCGCGCGACAGGTACGGGATGTTGGCGCCGACCGAGATCAGCGCCGGCTTGTTGTCGAGCATCATCAGGTGCGGCGACGCCAGCACCTCGATCTCGCTCGCGCCCGCGACCGCCTGCAGCAGCACGCCGAACGACGGCACGCTCTCGCCCAGGAGCGTGCTCGTGAGCGAGGTGCCCAGCACGCCGGCCAGCAGGCCGCTGCCGGCGCTGGCGAGGCTGTCGGCGGCCGCCACCGACGACAGCGTCCCGGTCTGGAACCCACCGATCGCGACGCCGCCGTCGCCGGTGTCGTCGCCGCCGTGCCAGGACACCCCGAGCTGGCGGTTGGCCGACTCGGACACCTCGAGCACCATCGCCTCGACGTAGATCTGCCGGCGCGGCGCGTCGAGCTCGTCGAGCATGACCCGCACCGCCTGGGTGTCGCCGGCCGACGCCTGGATCAAGACCGCGTTGGTGCCGTCGTCGGCCGCGAGCTTGACCTGGCCCAGCGCCTTGCCGTCGCCGCCGCCGCTGGTCAGCGGCCCCAGCGCCGCCACGACCTCGATCGCGCGGGCGTTGCGCAGGCGCACCGCGGTCATCGTGGTCTCGCCGCCCGGGTCGCGATCGAGCACGCCGACCAGCGCCGCGACCCGCTGGTAGTCGGCGGCGGCGCCGACGACGAACACCGCGCCGGCCCGACGATCCGCCACCAGGCGCGCGGCCCGGGCGGACGACGGGGCGGTGGTGTCCGGAGCCAGCAGCGGCTCGAGCACCGCGACCAGCGCGTCGGGATCGCGGTGGGTCACCGGCACCGCCCACACCCCGGCGCCGTCGCCGGGGCGATCGAGCTCGTCGACCAGCGTGCGCATGCGCGCGACGTGGCGGCCGTCGTCGGTCACCAGCAGCGCGCGCAGGTTCGGCAGCGGCGTCACGACGCCATACTTCGACTTGACCAGGTCGAGCGCGCTGCGCAGGTCGTCGACGCCGACATGGGCCGGGCGCAGGAGCAGCCGCACCGCGCCGCTGCCGCCGTCGGGGAACTGGCGCCGGATCGCCAGCGCCGCGTCCTTGGCGCTCGCGGCCTCGACGATCTCGTAGACCGGGCCCTTGGCGACCGCGGCCAGGCCCATGGCCTCGAGCCCGGCCTCGAACACCGCCCAGGCCGCGGCCGCGTCGAGCTTGCCGGGCGTGACCATCGTCAGCTTGGCCGAGCGCGACGCGATGCCAGCGCTGTAGATGAAGCGCTTGCACGAGAAGCCCATGGCCCAGGTCACCAGATCGCGCACGCCGACCTCGTCAGGGAAGCCGATCTCGAAGCTGGCCTTGGGCCGGGCGCACGCGAACCGCGGATCGTCGACGTCGGCGACCTCCTGCGTGCGGTCGGCGCGGGCGCGCGGCGCGGCGAGCCCGAGCGGACCGAGGACGACGGTGGCAGAGATCACGAGCAGGGGCGTGCGGCGCATGCGGACGACGTTCAGCAACCCGCGTGCCCAGCGCCAACCGCGCGGACCGTGGTCGCCGCGGCGCCGATCGCTGCCACGCTGGCACGCGGACCCGACAGCGCGAGCCGCGCTGGCGCTCGATCCGTGCCGCGTCCGATCAGCGCCACAGGTCGCGCGCCCGATCGAGCACCAGCGTCGCGCCGCGCGCGGCCGCCGCGGGCGATCAGCGCCACACGTCGCGCGCGCGATCGAGCACCAGCGTCGCGTCGCGCGCGGCCAGGCCGGCCGCGATCAGGTGCCGGGCCAGCGGGTGCGCGGGCGCGGCCACGCCGGCGATCGTGTGGATCGTCGCCGGCTCGCCGGCGGTCCGGGCCTCGCGCACCAGCCGCACGATCTCGACCGCGGTCAGCTCGGCGGCGAGCGCGGCGTCGTCGCCGAGCCACGCGCACAGGTGATCGAGATCCGGCGGCAGCCACGCGGTGGCGGCGCCGTCGACGGTGATCACCGTGGCGCCGGCGATCCGGCGCGGGCGCACGTCGCCGGCGCCGCTGGGCCACGGCAGCACCGTGCCGAACGGGCTGGCGCAGTCGCCCGCGGCCAGCGCGACCACCGCCGGCGGCACCCGCGGCCGCGCGTGGCTGCGCAAGAGCTCGACCGCGCCCGAGGTCGCGAACTGCAGCGCGGCGATGTCGGCGACGAAGTGGCCGCGCACCAGCTGGCCGGCGTCCTCGAGCGCGCGCAGCACCGGGTACGCGGCGGCGAACCCGCCCTCGGCGGTCGCGCTGTCCTTGGTGACCACGCCGTAGCGCGCCAGCCACTGGTGCAGGAGCGCGTGGCCGCGATCGGTCGCGCTGGTGGTCGGCGTCGGCACCGCCGCCCAGCGGCCCTCGGCGGCGGCCGGCAGCGTGCGGCGCGAGCGGAACCCGGCCGCGGCGATCCGCGCCCGCCGACCGTGCCGCGTCGGCGCCGCCTCGTCGGCGCCCAGCTCGCGCAGCGGCCGGAAGCTGTCGTTGGCGACCAGCCCGCTCCAGGTGAGCGCCCACAGCGCCCGCACCAGGTCGCCGGGGAAGATCGGGATCGCGGCCTTGATCTCGGTGAAGAACAGCGCGCCGCGCGCGCGCAAGAGCGCCAGCACCCGCTGGCCCAGCTCGCCGGTCCCGGCCTCGGCGGCGGCGAAGGCCTCGGGATCGGCGAAGCGCTCGGCGTGCTCGGCCAGCGCCAGCACGATCCGGCCGTCCTTGGCGCCGGCCGGCGCCACGCCGCGCCACACGACCTCGCCGGCCGCCGCCAGCGTGTCGAGGTCGGCCGGCGCGTAGCGCGCGACCCGCGCCGGCAGGAGCTCGTCCTCGAGCTGCGACGCCAGCACCGGCAGGCCCTGGAGCTTCTCGATCGCGTCGAGCAGCGGGTCGAGGCCGGCGCGCCGGTGGACCACGCCGTGCCACGCGTGCAGGAACCGCACGTACGCGGCCGCCGACACGGGGGCGATCTGCCGGCGCACCTTGGCCAGCGACCGCGCCCGCGCGCTGCGCAGCACGTCGGCGTGGATCCACTCGGCGTCGGCGCCGTCGGGGCGGAACTCGCCGGCCACCAGCTCGCCGGTGGCGACCAGCGCGGCGAGCGCGGCGGCCAGCGCGCCGGCGTCGAGGCCGTAGCGCGCGCGCAGCTCGGCGGCGGTGAACGGGCCGTGGGTCCGCGCGTAGCGCACGAGCAGATCGCGGCGCGGATCGGCGGTCGGCGCCAGGAACGCCGCGGGCACGCCGGCCGGCAGCGCCGCGCCGATCGCGTCGCGGTAGCGGCCGGCGTACTCGGCTGGCACGAGCAGCGCCCGGGCGCCGACCGCCAGCGCCAGCGCGCGCCCGGCGGCGACGAGCCCGTCGACGATCGCCGCGTCGGCCGCGGTCAGCGCCGTGGCGTCGACGTCGCCCAGGTAGAGCAAGCGATCGTGCCAGCCGTCGGCGGTGGTCGGCGGGTGGTCGGCCCGGGCCAGCGTGGCCTCGAGCTCGGCCAGGACCTCGGCGTCGAGCAGCGCCCGCAGCGAGCCGTCGCCGATGAGCTCGCGCAGCCGCGCCGGATCGATCGCCAGCGCCGCGGCCCGGCGCTCGAGCGGCGGCGCGTCGCCCTCGTACATGAAGCTGGCGACGTAGCCGAACAGCACCGCGCTCGCGCTCGGCGACGGCGCCTCGACCAGGCGCCGCTCGACCGCGATCGTGCCGTCGGCGATCGCGGTCATGACCTCGCGCAGCGCCGCGACGTCGAACACGTCGGTCAGGCACTTGCGGTAGGCCTCGAGCAGGATCGGGAAGTCGGCGACGCGCTGGGCGCCGCGCAGCAGGTCCTGCGCCTTCTTGCGCACCTGCCACAGCGGCGTGCGCTGGCCCGGGCGTCGGCGCGGCAAGAGCAGCGCGCGGCCCGCGGCCTCGCGGAACCGGGCCGCGAACATCGACGTGCCCGCGATCAGGCCGGTCAGCGCGTCGGTCAGCGTGGCCGCGGCCGGGAACAGCCACGCGTCGCCGCCGTCGAGGCCGGCGCCGTCGGGCAGCCGCACGACGAAGCCGTCGTTGGTCCACAGCAGCTCGACCTCGAAGCCCAGCGCGTCGCGGGCCGCGCGCTGGGCCAGCATCGCCCACGGCGCCATCACCCGCGCGCCGAACGGCGCCAGCACGCACACCCGCAGCTCGCCCAGCTCGTCGCGCGACACCTCGACCACGACCGTGCGATCGGTCGGCACCGCCGAGGCCCGCGCCTGCTCGGCCAGGTCGGTCACCAGCACCTCGGCCGCCGCCGGCGTCAGGCCCAGCTCGCCGACCAGGCGATCGTGCGCGGCCGGCCCGGGCACGCCGGCCAGCTCGCGCGCCAGCGCGCCCATGCGCTGGCCCAGCTCGAAGGCGCGCATCGCGCTCTCGCCGCGCCAGAACGGCATCTTCCCGGGTTGCCCCGGCGCCGGCGACACCAGCACCCGGTCGTGGGTGATCTCGTCGATGCGCCAGGTCGACGCGCCCAGCAGGAACCGCTCGCCGACCTTGCTCTCGAACACCATCTCCTCGTCGAGCTCGCCGACCCGGCCCTTGCCGGCCGGGGCGCCGCTGACGTAGACGCCGTAGAGCCCGCGATCGGCGATCGTGCCGCCGCTGGTGATCGCGACCCGGTGGGCGCCGTCGCGGGCCCGGATCACGCCGGCCGCGCGATCGTAGGTGAGCCGCGGCCGCACCTCGGCCAGCTCCTCGATCGCGAAGCTGCCGCACAGCATGTCGATCGTCGCGTCGAACGCGGCGCGCGGCAGCTCGGCGAAGCACGCGCAGCGCGTGACCACCTGGTAGAGCGCGTCGACCGGCCACGGCTCGAGCGCGGCCATCGCGACCAGCTGCTGCGCCAGCACGTCGAGCGGGTTGCGCAGGTAGCGGCTGCGCTCGACCGCGCCCGCGCGCATCGCCGCCACCAGCGTCGCGCACGCCAGCACGTCGCCCTTGTGCTTGGACACGATCACGCTGGTGCTGGTGGCGCCGACCTGGTGGCCGGCGCGGCCGACCCGCTGCAGGCCGCTCGACACCGACGGCGGCGGCTCGACCTGCACGACCAGATCGATCGCGCCCATGTCGATGCCCAGCTCGAGCGAGCTGGTCGCGATCAGCCCGCGCAGCGCGCCGGCCTTGAGCTGGTCCTCGATCAGCCCGCGCTGCTCCTTGGCGACCGAGCAGTGGTGGGCGTGGACCAGCACCTCGCCGGCCAGCTCGTTGAGCGCGGCGGCGGCGCGCTCGGCGAGGCGCCGCGAGTTGACGAACACCAACGTGCTGGTGTGGGCCCGCACCAGCTCGAGCAGGCGCGGGAACACCCGGTCCCAGTTCGACGTGGTCGGCGCGGCGTCGGCCGGTCCGGGCTCGGCGAACGGCGCCTCGACCGACAGCGCCAGGGCCTTGGGCGCGCTGGCGTCGACGATCGTCACCGGCCGCGCGCCGGCCAGGAACCGGGCGACCTCGTCGAGCGGGCGCTGGGTCGCCGACAGGCCCACGCGCTGCAGCGGGCGCCCGGTCAGGTGCGCGAGCCGCTCGAGCGACAGCGCCAGGTGGGCGCCGCGCTCGTTGCCGACCAGCGCGTGGATCTCGTCGATGATCACCACCTCGACGCCGCGCAGCGCCTCGCGCGCCGCGCTGGTGAGCATCAGGTACAGCGACTCGGGCGTGGTGATCAGCACGTCGGCGCCGCCGCGGGCGATCGCGCGCCGCTCCTTGGCGCTGGTGTCGCCGGTGCGGACCGCGACGGTCACCGGCGCGGCCTCGACGCCGGCCGCGGCCGCCGCCGCGCCGACGCCCGCCAGCGGCGCCATCAGGTTGCGCTCGACGTCGACCGCCAGCGCCTTGATCGGCGACACGTAGACCACGCGGGTGCCGGGGCCGCGCCGGCCGCGGGCCGCGCTCACCGTCGGCGCGCGCGGCGCGAACATCAGCCGATCGAGCGCGGCCAGGAACGCCGCCAGGGTCTTGCCGCTGCCGGTCGGCGCCACCAGCAGCACGTGCTCGCCGCGCGCCAGCGCCGGCCACGCCTGCACCTGCGCCGGCGTCGGGGCCGCGAACGTCGCCGCGAACCAGGCCGCGGTCGGCGGTGCGAACGGCGCCAGCGCGTCGGCCATGGCCGCACCGTACCGCGGGCCGCCGAGATCGGTCAGGGCGCGCGTGCACGCCGGTGGTTGGCCGCGACCACGCCGACGCGCGGCGGTCGCGCGGGCCGCCGCGATCGGTCAGGGCGCGCGCACGCGCACGACGGTGGTCGGCCGCGACCACGCCGACATGCGCCCGTCGGTGCCGAGCCACGCGAACCGCAGGCGGGAGCCGGCCAGGACCGGGCCGGGCCCGCCCGAGCAGCCCTTGCCCGCGTAGGTGTCGCGGACGATGCGCTTGGCCACCGGCGCGGCGGCGGTGAACCACGGGCCGGCGCCCACCAGCTCGGCGATCAGCGTGGCGTCGGGCGATGGCGCCGCGAGCGCGAGGTCGAGCACCATGTGCGAGCCCGGCACGCCGTACGCGGGCTGGCCAGCGCCGCCGGCCGCGGTCGAGGTCAGGCGCTTGACCCGCGGCGCGGCCAGCGCGCGACGCGCCGTCGGCACCTGGTGCACCATGGCGATCACCGCGCTGGCGTCGTCGAGCACCTCGAGGTCGCGCGCGGTCGTCGTCGGAAAGCGCCAGCGCTCGATCCCGTCGCCGAGGTAGTCGACCGCGGGCGTGAGCGCGGTGCCGTCGGTGGTGCGCACGCGCAGCTCGGCGGCCGCGCCGCCCTGCTTCATGCCGCCGTAGTCCGGCTCCATCGACTGGGTCACGAGCAGGCCGCCGTTGCCGGGGATGGTCGCGCCGTCGGGCGTGCCCAGCCGCAGGTGCGCGCGCATCGGCGGCGGCTGCGGGCAGGCCCAGGCGGTCGCGGTGGTGGCCAGCACGGCGCAGACGAGGAGCGTCTTCATCCGCCGATGGTACGCGCCAGCGCGGCGAACGATTCAATCACGGCGTGAAGGTCGCGGTCAGGGTCGCGCTGGCGGTGTCGTGGGCGGTGATCGCAGCCAGGACCTGGGCGCGGGTCGACGCCAGCGACAGGCCGGGCAGCGGGTTGGCGTCGACCGCGTACAGCGCGAACTCGTAGGTGTGGGTCGTGCCCGGGCACGGGCCCAGGTAGCCGCGGGTCTGGCCGTCGTAGGCCAGCGGCTGCTTGGCGCCGGGCACGTCGAGGGGCTCGGCGAGCTTGTCGACGTCCTCGGGCAGCGCCGCCAGCGCGCCGGGCACGTCCCAGATGATCGCGTGGACCAGGTTGTTGCTGCGATCGGTCAGCACCACCGCGTAGCCGGGCGCGGTCGGCCCGCCGGTCCAGGCCAGGGCCGGCGACACGTTGGTGCCGCGGCACGAGAACATGGGCGGGATGACCCCGCCCTCGGTGATGACCGGGCTGATGAGCGCGAGCGTGCCCGCCGGTGCGTCGGCGCCGGCGCCGTCGGGCGCGGCCGCGTCGGGCTGCGTCGGGGCGTCGCCGTCGGCGTCGACCGCCGCGGCGTCGGTCGCGGTCCCGGGGCCGTCGTCGCCACCGCAGGCGAGGGTGGCCAGCATCAGCGAAGCGGCGACGGCGGTGCGCATGCCCTGGCGTCGCATCGAACCCGCCCGATGGTCAAGCGATCCGGCCCGTGTGTACAATCTCGGGTGATGACCTCGACCGCCGCGCGGCCGACTGCAGAATCGGCGGCGTCGCGGTGGCGCTGGCGCGGGCTGGTGGTCGGGTTCGCCGCGCTGATCGCGTACGGCTTCTACCGCGAGTGCCGGCAGGGCGAGGAGCAGCGCGCCGACGCCGCGCGGGCGCTGGCGTGCGCGGTCGGGCCGCCGCCGGTGGCCGCGGCCGCGGTCGAGGCCCGCTACTGGAAGGTGCGCGAGCTGGCCCGCGCGCGCGGCAAGCACCACCCGCAGATCTGTCGCAACACGTTCTGGAACGCCGGCGCCTACCACGGCAACGCGTCGAGCCGCGCGGTCCAGTTCGGCCTGCGCCGGGTCGCCAAGCTGCTCGAGGCCGACGACGCGAGCCTCGACGACGCCGCGGTGCTCGACGAGCTGCGCCGGCTCGTCGTCGAGGCGACGTTCGATCAGCCGCGCTGACCGGGGCTGCGCGGGTCACGTCGGTGCCGCGAGCGCGGCCCGCAGCACGTCGGCCAGCGCGGCGGCGCTCGCGTCCCAGCCGCCGCGGGCGCCCCGCGCCGCCACGGCCTCGGGGACGTACGGCTGCGCCAGCGCGCGCGCGAGCGCGGCCGCCAGCGCCGGCGGTCGCCGCGCCGGGACCAGCTCGCCCAGGAGCGGGTCGTCGATCAGATCGGGCACGCCGCCGACCGCGGTCGCGACCACCCGGCGGCCGCTGGCCAGGGCCTCGAGCACGACGTTGGGCGTGCCCTCGGCCCAGCTCGCCAGCGTGAGCACGTCGCACGCCGCCATGTACGTGGGGATCTCGGGCAGCGGTCGCGGGCCCGCCGCCACGATCCGCGGATCGGCGGCGGCGGCGGCGGCGACCGCGGCCCGCTCGTCGCCGCCCCCGACGATCACCAGCCGGGCCGCGGGATCGTCGACCTGCGCGAACGCCGCCAGCAGATCGAGCACGCCCTTGGCGGCCTTGAGGTTGCCGACGTAGACCGCGATCCGGGCGTCGCGCGGCAGCCCCAGCGCCTGGCGGGCCGCGGCGCGATCCCGCGGGTGGAACAGCTCGGCGTCGACGCCGTTGCGCACCAGCGCGATGCGGTCGCGCGCGACCCCGAGCGCGGCGACCTCGTCGGCCAGCGCCTGGCTGACCGCGACCACCCGCGCCGCGCGCGGCAGCGCCCACGCCAGCTGGCGCCGCGGGCCCGGCAGCTTGGCGTTGACGTTGATGTCGGAGCCGTGGAGCTTCACCACCGCCGGCACGCCCAGGAGCCGGGCCGCGACCACGCCCGCGAAGCCGTCGGGGTAGGCCCACGACGCCAGCACCACGTCGACCGCGCCGCGGTAGCGCACCAGGTGCGGCGCCAGCGACGCCACGTACAGCGGCCCCCAGGTGCCGTGGCCCAGGCGCGGCACGAACAGCGTCCGCGGGTGCCGGACCGGCAGGCCGTCGATGATCTCGCGCGCCGGCACGTCGGTCAGGCGGCCGGCGCTCGACCAGCGCTTGATCAGGCCGGCGCCGGGGAACGACGGGATCGTCGCCAGCACGTCGACGATGTCCGCGTGCCGAGCCAGCGCCGCGAACTGCTGCCGGTTGAACGGCGCCGACAGCGGCTCGGCGGCGTTGGGGAAGATCTTCGTGACGATGAGGACGCGCGGGCGCCGCACTACTGCAGGAACACCTTGTCCATGCGCAGCAGCTTGAAGATCGCCAGCGGTTGGTCGCGGGCGTTGACGACGTGCACCTGGCCGCCGACGGCGCGCACGCGCTTGTAGAGCGCGACCAGCCCGGCGACGCCGGAGCTGTCGATCAGATCGAGGCCGGCCAGATCGACCGTGACCTGCTTCCGCTTGGCCTCGACGATCTGCTCGATGGTCGTGGCGAGGGTCGGGGCGGTGAGCACGTCGAGCGTGCCGCTGATGCGGAG
The genomic region above belongs to Myxococcales bacterium and contains:
- a CDS encoding YbhB/YbcL family Raf kinase inhibitor-like protein, with the protein product MRTAVAASLMLATLACGGDDGPGTATDAAAVDADGDAPTQPDAAAPDGAGADAPAGTLALISPVITEGGVIPPMFSCRGTNVSPALAWTGGPTAPGYAVVLTDRSNNLVHAIIWDVPGALAALPEDVDKLAEPLDVPGAKQPLAYDGQTRGYLGPCPGTTHTYEFALYAVDANPLPGLSLASTRAQVLAAITAHDTASATLTATFTP
- a CDS encoding glycosyltransferase codes for the protein MRRPRVLIVTKIFPNAAEPLSAPFNRQQFAALARHADIVDVLATIPSFPGAGLIKRWSSAGRLTDVPAREIIDGLPVRHPRTLFVPRLGHGTWGPLYVASLAPHLVRYRGAVDVVLASWAYPDGFAGVVAARLLGVPAVVKLHGSDINVNAKLPGPRRQLAWALPRAARVVAVSQALADEVAALGVARDRIALVRNGVDAELFHPRDRAAARQALGLPRDARIAVYVGNLKAAKGVLDLLAAFAQVDDPAARLVIVGGGDERAAVAAAAAADPRIVAAGPRPLPEIPTYMAACDVLTLASWAEGTPNVVLEALASGRRVVATAVGGVPDLIDDPLLGELVPARRPPALAAALARALAQPYVPEAVAARGARGGWDASAAALADVLRAALAAPT
- a CDS encoding DEAD/DEAH box helicase, with the protein product MADALAPFAPPTAAWFAATFAAPTPAQVQAWPALARGEHVLLVAPTGSGKTLAAFLAALDRLMFAPRAPTVSAARGRRGPGTRVVYVSPIKALAVDVERNLMAPLAGVGAAAAAAGVEAAPVTVAVRTGDTSAKERRAIARGGADVLITTPESLYLMLTSAAREALRGVEVVIIDEIHALVGNERGAHLALSLERLAHLTGRPLQRVGLSATQRPLDEVARFLAGARPVTIVDASAPKALALSVEAPFAEPGPADAAPTTSNWDRVFPRLLELVRAHTSTLVFVNSRRLAERAAAALNELAGEVLVHAHHCSVAKEQRGLIEDQLKAGALRGLIATSSLELGIDMGAIDLVVQVEPPPSVSSGLQRVGRAGHQVGATSTSVIVSKHKGDVLACATLVAAMRAGAVERSRYLRNPLDVLAQQLVAMAALEPWPVDALYQVVTRCACFAELPRAAFDATIDMLCGSFAIEELAEVRPRLTYDRAAGVIRARDGAHRVAITSGGTIADRGLYGVYVSGAPAGKGRVGELDEEMVFESKVGERFLLGASTWRIDEITHDRVLVSPAPGQPGKMPFWRGESAMRAFELGQRMGALARELAGVPGPAAHDRLVGELGLTPAAAEVLVTDLAEQARASAVPTDRTVVVEVSRDELGELRVCVLAPFGARVMAPWAMLAQRAARDALGFEVELLWTNDGFVVRLPDGAGLDGGDAWLFPAAATLTDALTGLIAGTSMFAARFREAAGRALLLPRRRPGQRTPLWQVRKKAQDLLRGAQRVADFPILLEAYRKCLTDVFDVAALREVMTAIADGTIAVERRLVEAPSPSASAVLFGYVASFMYEGDAPPLERRAAALAIDPARLRELIGDGSLRALLDAEVLAELEATLARADHPPTTADGWHDRLLYLGDVDATALTAADAAIVDGLVAAGRALALAVGARALLVPAEYAGRYRDAIGAALPAGVPAAFLAPTADPRRDLLVRYARTHGPFTAAELRARYGLDAGALAAALAALVATGELVAGEFRPDGADAEWIHADVLRSARARSLAKVRRQIAPVSAAAYVRFLHAWHGVVHRRAGLDPLLDAIEKLQGLPVLASQLEDELLPARVARYAPADLDTLAAAGEVVWRGVAPAGAKDGRIVLALAEHAERFADPEAFAAAEAGTGELGQRVLALLRARGALFFTEIKAAIPIFPGDLVRALWALTWSGLVANDSFRPLRELGADEAAPTRHGRRARIAAAGFRSRRTLPAAAEGRWAAVPTPTTSATDRGHALLHQWLARYGVVTKDSATAEGGFAAAYPVLRALEDAGQLVRGHFVADIAALQFATSGAVELLRSHARPRVPPAVVALAAGDCASPFGTVLPWPSGAGDVRPRRIAGATVITVDGAATAWLPPDLDHLCAWLGDDAALAAELTAVEIVRLVREARTAGEPATIHTIAGVAAPAHPLARHLIAAGLAARDATLVLDRARDVWR
- a CDS encoding STAS domain-containing protein; amino-acid sequence: MDIVRSDQDDATSLRISGTLDVLTAPTLATTIEQIVEAKRKQVTVDLAGLDLIDSSGVAGLVALYKRVRAVGGQVHVVNARDQPLAIFKLLRMDKVFLQ